The Streptomyces sp. NBC_01255 genome window below encodes:
- a CDS encoding endonuclease/exonuclease/phosphatase family protein has product MARVDMTETEYGGDGTGRPGSGSRFRTALDGFRRDRGIWRRGILIAATAVALTLLMVFHAEIPNTIGNLGSLTETFLPWLGLFVPLLFVLALVRRSATALIALLLPAVVWLNLFGGLVADKSTPGGDLTVATHNVNADNPDPEGTADKLAASGADVLALEELKGDMVPTYERGLAEAYPYHSVQGTVGLWSKLPLRAAQPVDIRMGWTRAMRADVVTPQGEVAVYVAHLPSVRVKLNAGFTANQRDNSANALGEAIARDKHERIVLLGDLNGTMNDRSLNAVTSQLRSTQGAAGDGFGFSWPASFPMARIDQIMVRGVEPMSSWALPETNSDHLPIAARVKL; this is encoded by the coding sequence ATGGCGCGGGTGGACATGACGGAGACCGAATACGGCGGCGACGGGACCGGGCGTCCCGGTTCCGGATCCCGGTTCCGGACCGCGCTCGACGGCTTCCGGCGCGACCGCGGCATCTGGCGCCGGGGCATCCTGATCGCCGCCACGGCGGTGGCGCTGACCCTCCTGATGGTGTTCCACGCCGAGATCCCCAACACGATCGGCAACCTCGGCAGCCTGACCGAGACGTTCCTGCCGTGGCTGGGCCTCTTCGTCCCCCTGCTGTTCGTCCTCGCCCTGGTGCGCCGCTCCGCCACCGCCCTGATCGCCCTGCTGCTGCCGGCCGTGGTCTGGCTCAATCTCTTCGGCGGCCTCGTCGCCGACAAGTCGACTCCCGGCGGCGACCTGACCGTCGCCACCCACAACGTGAACGCCGACAACCCGGACCCCGAGGGCACCGCCGACAAGCTCGCCGCGTCCGGCGCCGACGTGCTGGCCCTGGAGGAGCTCAAGGGCGACATGGTCCCGACGTACGAGCGGGGCCTCGCGGAGGCGTACCCGTACCACTCCGTCCAGGGCACGGTCGGCCTCTGGAGCAAGCTCCCCCTGCGCGCCGCGCAGCCCGTCGACATCCGGATGGGCTGGACCCGCGCCATGCGCGCCGACGTGGTGACCCCCCAGGGCGAGGTCGCGGTGTACGTCGCCCACCTGCCGTCCGTCCGGGTCAAGCTGAACGCCGGCTTCACCGCCAATCAGCGCGACAACAGCGCCAACGCGCTCGGCGAGGCCATCGCCCGCGACAAGCACGAGCGGATCGTCCTCCTCGGCGACCTCAACGGCACCATGAACGACCGCTCGCTCAACGCCGTCACCTCGCAGCTGCGCTCCACCCAGGGCGCGGCGGGCGACGGCTTCGGCTTCAGCTGGCCGGCCTCGTTCCCGATGGCCCGCATCGACCAGATCATGGTGAGGGGCGTGGAGCCGATGTCGTCCTGGGCGCTGCCGGAGACGAACAGCGACCACCTCCCGATCGCCGCCCGCGTGAAACTCTGA
- a CDS encoding TetR/AcrR family transcriptional regulator — protein MSLQDGGTPEPHDDGPRPVDCGGPGPEAGPARRGRPRSEAAEQAIFDAAIALLEGGTPLAELSIEKLARTAGVGKATIYRRWPGKEELFVDLLRSVELPDPVLPGTSVRDDLVTLLESIRQRGLAKRTSALLHNVFSQMQLYPKLWDTYHHTVIEPRRRLGLDAVRRGMERGEIRDDLDVELVNDLFTGPLLLRTVIRPGGTLEPGLAERIVDTVLEGLRPRT, from the coding sequence GTGTCGCTGCAGGACGGCGGGACCCCGGAACCCCACGACGACGGGCCGCGCCCCGTGGACTGCGGAGGCCCGGGCCCCGAGGCGGGGCCCGCCCGGCGCGGCCGGCCGCGGAGCGAGGCCGCCGAGCAGGCGATCTTCGACGCGGCCATCGCGCTCCTGGAGGGCGGCACCCCGCTCGCCGAGCTGTCCATCGAGAAGCTCGCCCGCACCGCCGGCGTCGGCAAGGCCACCATCTACCGGCGCTGGCCCGGCAAGGAGGAGCTCTTCGTCGACCTGCTCCGCTCCGTGGAGCTCCCGGACCCGGTGCTGCCCGGCACCTCGGTCCGGGACGACCTCGTCACGCTCCTGGAGTCGATCCGGCAGCGGGGCCTCGCCAAGCGGACCTCCGCCCTCCTGCACAACGTGTTCTCGCAGATGCAGCTCTATCCGAAGCTGTGGGACACGTACCACCACACCGTGATCGAGCCGCGCCGCCGCCTCGGCCTGGACGCGGTGCGGCGGGGGATGGAGCGGGGCGAGATCCGCGACGACCTCGACGTCGAGCTCGTCAACGACCTCTTCACGGGCCCCCTGCTCCTCCGTACCGTCATCCGCCCCGGCGGCACCCTGGAGCCCGGCCTCGCCGAGCGGATCGTCGACACCGTCCTCGAAGGCCTGCGCCCCCGCACCTGA
- a CDS encoding MFS transporter, whose amino-acid sequence MPLALLALAVSAFGIGTTEFVMMGLLPNVADDLGTSVPTAGYLVSAYAIGVVVGAPLLTALGSRIPRKRMLLLLMALFVVGNLASALAPGFGWLVAGRILAGLPHGAFFGVGAVVAARLVPEDRQARAVATMFLGLTVANILGVPAATLLGQHLGWRATFLVVTVIGLVAMAALARLVPYVPLDERQGLGREMRALGRPQVLLGLLTAVFGFAGVFAVYSYLASMTTEVMGFGDSTVTIVLALFGLGMTGGALAAGPLTDRALRPTLYGSLAALVLALVAFRFTVHVPWLALVTVVVLGAVGFMTTTPLQMLVMRKAKDAPTLASASNHSAFNLANAGGAWAGGAAVAAGWGWTSPALVGAGLTVVGLAIAAVAGLLDRAPGTAEGASRVVAGSPLDTGTGTGRAVSGTASSPASGS is encoded by the coding sequence ATGCCCCTGGCGCTGCTCGCGCTCGCCGTCTCCGCCTTCGGCATCGGCACGACCGAGTTCGTGATGATGGGCCTCCTGCCCAACGTCGCCGACGACCTCGGCACCTCCGTCCCCACCGCCGGGTACCTCGTCTCGGCGTACGCGATCGGCGTGGTCGTCGGCGCCCCGCTGCTCACGGCCCTCGGCTCCCGGATCCCGCGCAAGCGGATGCTGCTCCTGCTGATGGCCCTGTTCGTCGTCGGCAACCTCGCCTCCGCGCTCGCCCCCGGCTTCGGCTGGCTCGTCGCAGGACGGATCCTCGCCGGGCTGCCGCACGGGGCATTCTTCGGCGTCGGCGCGGTCGTCGCCGCCCGCCTCGTGCCCGAGGACCGGCAGGCGCGGGCGGTGGCCACGATGTTCCTCGGCCTCACCGTCGCCAACATCCTCGGCGTACCGGCCGCGACCCTCCTCGGCCAGCACCTCGGCTGGCGGGCCACCTTCCTCGTCGTCACCGTCATCGGCCTGGTCGCCATGGCGGCGCTCGCCCGCCTCGTCCCGTACGTCCCCCTGGACGAGCGGCAGGGCCTCGGCCGCGAGATGCGCGCCCTCGGCCGCCCGCAGGTGCTGCTCGGCCTGCTCACCGCCGTCTTCGGCTTCGCGGGCGTCTTCGCGGTCTACTCGTACCTCGCCTCGATGACCACCGAGGTGATGGGCTTCGGCGACTCCACCGTCACGATCGTCCTCGCCCTCTTCGGCCTCGGCATGACCGGCGGGGCGCTCGCCGCGGGCCCGCTGACCGACCGGGCGCTCCGCCCGACCCTGTACGGCTCGCTCGCGGCCCTCGTCCTCGCCCTGGTCGCGTTCCGCTTCACCGTCCACGTGCCGTGGCTGGCCCTCGTCACGGTCGTCGTGCTCGGCGCGGTCGGCTTCATGACCACCACCCCGCTCCAGATGCTGGTCATGCGGAAGGCCAAGGACGCCCCTACCCTGGCCTCCGCCTCCAACCACTCCGCCTTCAACCTCGCCAACGCGGGCGGCGCCTGGGCGGGCGGGGCCGCCGTCGCCGCCGGCTGGGGCTGGACCTCCCCGGCCCTCGTCGGCGCGGGCCTCACCGTCGTGGGCCTCGCGATCGCGGCGGTCGCGGGCCTGCTCGACCGCGCCCCCGGTACGGCGGAGGGGGCCTCCCGCGTAGTGGCGGGAAGCCCCCTCGACACCGGCACCGGCACCGGCAGGGCGGTCAGCGGGACGGCGTCGTCTCCCGCCAGCGGTTCGTGA